A single genomic interval of Saccharospirillum mangrovi harbors:
- a CDS encoding Bor/Iss family lipoprotein — MPLRLYLLISITLITACSTVTLAPTAGVEGEPSVREHRPFYLFGWMGDNQVSIDHACPAEDVQQIQAYRSFSDGALTLLSLGLYAPLTLDTWCAHSTAEIQP; from the coding sequence ATGCCACTTCGTCTTTACTTGCTGATCAGCATTACCCTGATCACCGCCTGCTCGACCGTCACTCTGGCCCCGACGGCCGGGGTTGAGGGCGAGCCCAGCGTTCGCGAACACCGGCCCTTCTATCTTTTCGGCTGGATGGGCGACAACCAGGTATCCATCGACCACGCCTGTCCCGCCGAAGACGTACAGCAAATTCAGGCCTATCGCTCTTTCAGCGATGGCGCCTTAACACTGCTGTCGCTGGGCCTCTACGCACCTTTGACTCTGGATACCTGGTGCGCCCATTCAACTGCGGAGATACAGCCATGA
- a CDS encoding DUF5943 domain-containing protein, with amino-acid sequence MSYHAPEMPIEVDDDTGVWTTDALPMLYVPRHFFINNHQAIEDEIGAERYAEILYKAGYKSAWHWCEKEAQLHGLNGAAVFEHYMRRLSQRGWGLFSIEQLDIAAGTARVRLDHSAFVYFYGKVNRKVDYMFTGWFAGALDQIAEAQGLAIKTRAVQTQSAAQEGVDFGLFDVTPL; translated from the coding sequence ATGTCTTATCACGCCCCGGAAATGCCCATCGAAGTTGACGACGACACCGGCGTCTGGACCACCGATGCGCTGCCCATGCTGTACGTGCCCCGGCACTTTTTCATCAACAACCATCAGGCTATTGAAGACGAAATTGGTGCCGAACGTTACGCCGAAATTCTCTACAAAGCCGGTTACAAATCCGCCTGGCACTGGTGTGAAAAAGAAGCGCAATTACATGGCTTGAACGGCGCAGCCGTATTCGAGCATTACATGCGTCGACTATCGCAACGTGGCTGGGGTTTATTCAGCATCGAACAGCTGGACATTGCAGCGGGAACTGCACGAGTTCGCCTCGACCATTCCGCGTTCGTGTATTTCTACGGCAAGGTCAATCGCAAGGTGGATTACATGTTCACCGGTTGGTTCGCCGGCGCGCTGGATCAAATTGCCGAGGCTCAAGGATTGGCAATAAAAACCCGAGCGGTACAAACACAGAGTGCAGCACAAGAGGGCGTCGATTTCGGTTTGTTCGACGTTACACCACTCTAG
- a CDS encoding LysR family transcriptional regulator translates to MDWRSVNFDWNRARAFLVTAEEGSFSAAAQALGVAQPTLGRQVAALEQELGVVLFERHANAVELTPQGVEMAHFVRRMAQAANEFSLSASGHSQSLSGPVTLSATELMAVHLLPPILTRLKQQHPGLHLQLIATNSSSDLMRREADIAIRAYRPTEPELIARKVRQTLYGLYASADYLDSLDHYALEKMEFVGFDQADQLLTLIQAFAPEVTLAQFTTTVNHNIANWSMVKSGAGVGVMLTEIGDAEPGIRRVFPELTLPSTDIWLVAHRELRTSRRVRLVYDYLAQALETAN, encoded by the coding sequence ATGGATTGGCGATCGGTAAATTTCGATTGGAACCGGGCCCGCGCCTTCTTGGTGACGGCGGAAGAAGGGTCGTTTTCAGCGGCCGCCCAGGCATTGGGCGTGGCGCAACCGACCTTGGGACGACAAGTGGCCGCGCTGGAGCAGGAACTGGGCGTGGTGTTGTTCGAACGCCACGCTAATGCCGTCGAGTTGACACCCCAGGGCGTGGAAATGGCGCACTTTGTCCGCCGAATGGCGCAGGCGGCGAACGAGTTTTCGTTATCGGCGTCTGGCCATTCGCAATCGCTCAGCGGCCCGGTGACGCTGAGCGCGACCGAACTGATGGCGGTGCATTTGCTGCCGCCCATTCTGACCCGGCTGAAACAACAGCATCCGGGTTTGCACCTGCAACTGATCGCCACCAACTCCAGCAGCGACCTGATGCGCCGCGAGGCCGACATCGCCATCCGCGCCTACCGGCCAACCGAGCCGGAACTGATTGCCCGCAAAGTCCGGCAAACGCTTTACGGCCTTTATGCCTCGGCCGACTACCTGGATTCGCTGGATCACTACGCGCTGGAGAAAATGGAGTTTGTCGGCTTCGATCAGGCGGACCAGTTACTGACGCTGATCCAGGCGTTTGCACCGGAGGTGACGCTGGCGCAGTTCACCACCACGGTGAATCACAACATCGCCAACTGGTCGATGGTCAAAAGCGGCGCTGGCGTTGGCGTTATGCTGACCGAAATCGGCGATGCCGAACCCGGTATCCGCCGTGTGTTTCCGGAACTGACCTTGCCAAGCACCGACATCTGGCTGGTGGCCCACCGCGAACTGCGCACCAGCCGGCGCGTGCGCCTGGTGTACGACTATCTGGCGCAGGCGCTTGAAACAGCAAATTGA